One stretch of Oceanimonas pelagia DNA includes these proteins:
- a CDS encoding sulfite exporter TauE/SafE family protein yields MELLASLLLSPLDAASTLTLLILSAVTSCVSALLGFGGGVLLLVVMANLIDPISLIAVHGLVQLGSNASRIYAYRYDLALSFTKTYLLGALMGALVATMVVAQLPPSLLLSAVGLFVLVSAWLPTGVPIRETRSQILGAGAGVTFLSMFVGSTGPLMASIMKGLNFSKATFVGTIAVCLLGQNLMKTLVFGSLGFDPFQWLPLVVMMIFTGFIGTWLGARLMGRLNEQRFGLILKWAMTLIAIKLLGESFLSEVPLFG; encoded by the coding sequence ATGGAATTGCTTGCCTCGTTGTTATTGTCGCCGCTGGATGCGGCCAGCACCCTTACCTTGCTCATCCTCAGTGCGGTTACCTCCTGTGTTTCGGCATTGCTGGGATTTGGGGGAGGGGTTTTGTTACTGGTGGTGATGGCCAATTTGATCGATCCGATAAGCCTGATCGCAGTGCATGGATTGGTGCAGCTAGGCTCCAATGCGAGCCGTATCTATGCATACCGTTATGATCTGGCGTTGTCTTTTACTAAAACTTACCTGCTGGGCGCGTTAATGGGAGCGTTGGTCGCGACGATGGTTGTTGCCCAATTACCACCCAGCCTGCTGTTATCTGCCGTCGGCTTATTTGTGCTCGTGTCCGCATGGTTGCCCACTGGGGTGCCGATTCGTGAAACCCGCAGCCAGATCCTTGGGGCTGGCGCAGGAGTGACCTTTCTGTCGATGTTTGTCGGTTCCACCGGGCCGTTAATGGCCTCAATCATGAAGGGCCTGAATTTCTCCAAAGCGACGTTTGTCGGCACCATAGCGGTCTGCCTTCTGGGACAGAACCTGATGAAAACGCTGGTGTTTGGCTCGTTGGGATTTGATCCATTTCAGTGGCTGCCGCTGGTAGTGATGATGATATTCACGGGTTTTATCGGCACTTGGCTGGGGGCTCGTCTGATGGGGCGGCTGAATGAACAGCGTTTCGGATTAATACTCAAATGGGCCATGACCCTGATAGCCATCAAGTTGTTAGGTGAGTCGTTTTTATCAGAGGTTCCACTCTTTGGATGA
- a CDS encoding GNAT family N-acetyltransferase has translation MSLRLHTVTGQQLAPWLPALADLRIGVFREYPYLYDGSLDYEMNYLATYTRCERSVCVLALDGDRVVGASTGLPLAEEVDEFRAPFVAAGLNEDRIFYCAESVLLPEYRGRGLYRAFFDGREAHAGKLGFDTAAFCAVVRPDHHPLKPADYRPLTEIWARFGYRPEPGLVTRFRWKDRDHPTETTKPMQFYLKSLEATP, from the coding sequence ATGAGCCTGCGCCTTCATACCGTTACCGGTCAGCAACTCGCCCCCTGGCTGCCGGCCCTGGCCGACCTGCGCATCGGCGTGTTCCGGGAGTACCCCTATCTCTACGACGGCAGTCTGGACTACGAGATGAACTACCTCGCCACCTACACCCGGTGCGAGCGCAGCGTCTGCGTGCTGGCGCTGGACGGTGACCGGGTGGTGGGCGCCTCCACCGGCCTGCCCCTGGCCGAAGAGGTGGACGAATTCCGCGCCCCCTTTGTCGCCGCCGGCCTGAACGAAGACCGCATTTTCTACTGCGCCGAGTCGGTACTGCTGCCCGAGTACCGGGGCCGCGGCCTGTACCGGGCCTTTTTTGACGGCCGGGAAGCCCATGCCGGCAAGCTGGGCTTTGATACCGCCGCCTTCTGCGCCGTGGTGCGCCCGGACCATCATCCGCTGAAACCCGCCGATTACCGCCCGCTCACCGAGATCTGGGCCCGTTTCGGTTATCGGCCCGAGCCCGGCCTCGTCACCCGGTTTCGCTGGAAGGACCGGGATCACCCCACGGAGACCACCAAGCCCATGCAGTTTTACCTGAAATCCCTGGAGGCAACCCCATGA
- a CDS encoding carbon-nitrogen hydrolase family protein, producing MTRPLVLACAQYAIDFLGSWSAFEHKLDRLLADALAQDASFVLLPEYFSMELASLFDETVYRSLSAQLDAMQSLLPDFIAYFSGRAKQHDLHILAGTIPVRLDDGRFVNRAHLFRPDGSHDWQDKLQMTRFEKEQWHIGAGDTIKVLDTAFGKVGVAVCYDSEFPLIVRRQVEAGARLILVPSCTDTEAGFNRVRIGSQARALENQCFVAQSPTIGEAPWSEAVDVNTGRAAIYTPVDYGYPDDGILVQGELNRPGWVVAELDLDALETVRVQGQVFNHRDWDGQLAY from the coding sequence ATGACCCGGCCCCTGGTGCTGGCCTGCGCCCAGTATGCCATCGACTTTCTCGGCAGCTGGTCCGCCTTTGAGCACAAGCTGGACCGGCTGCTGGCCGACGCCCTGGCGCAAGATGCCAGCTTTGTGCTGCTGCCGGAATATTTTTCCATGGAGCTGGCCTCGCTGTTTGACGAAACCGTCTACCGCTCCCTGAGCGCCCAGCTCGACGCCATGCAGAGCCTGCTGCCGGACTTTATCGCTTACTTTTCCGGCCGGGCCAAGCAGCACGACCTGCATATTCTGGCGGGCACCATTCCGGTGCGCCTCGACGATGGCCGCTTTGTCAACCGCGCCCACCTGTTTCGCCCCGACGGCAGCCACGACTGGCAGGACAAGCTGCAGATGACCCGCTTTGAAAAGGAGCAGTGGCACATTGGCGCCGGAGACACCATCAAAGTGCTCGACACCGCCTTTGGCAAGGTGGGCGTGGCGGTGTGCTACGACAGCGAGTTTCCGTTGATCGTGCGCCGCCAGGTGGAAGCCGGCGCGAGGCTGATCCTGGTGCCCAGCTGTACCGACACCGAAGCGGGATTTAACCGGGTACGCATCGGCAGCCAGGCCCGGGCGCTGGAAAACCAGTGTTTCGTGGCCCAGTCTCCCACCATAGGTGAAGCGCCCTGGTCGGAAGCGGTGGATGTGAACACCGGCCGCGCTGCCATTTACACCCCGGTGGACTACGGCTATCCCGACGACGGCATTCTGGTGCAGGGTGAACTCAACCGGCCCGGCTGGGTGGTGGCGGAGCTGGATCTGGATGCGCTGGAAACCGTCCGCGTGCAGGGGCAGGTCTTTAATCATAGAGACTGGGACGGCCAGCTGGCTTATTAA
- a CDS encoding MmgE/PrpD family protein has translation MSIQRNQFVDVPENTHITEDAARFIETVRFDQIPDEAMHIGIRCLVDGLGLYVAGSDHETTVIQAELAAETGGVADALLLGHGATRVPAPLAARILGTAGHAHDWDDSQVSKDPDHVYGLLTHPTIPPLTATLTMAQKLGNVSGQDFMLAFLTGFEVEAKISEWMFSQHYKRGFHSSGTVGTFGAFSSAAKLLGLKGDQLRHGLGLAASFAAGIRCNFGTMTKPLHVGRAAENGVTAALMAAKGYSADKAALDGPWGFFAVQGGGVTAHKLAEQNFGHPWSIIEPGVSIKPYPCGVLTHPTIDLMVKLVTEQDIKPETIERVIVRAGSNILNPIRYPIASNHLEAKFSLPAVLAMVALNRKAGKIEFEDEFVQSEAMQQMQRQIETRFDAEIESMGFDKMRSSIEIQLKDGRCVQGDADERYRGGPDNPMTDDEVENKARGCCEGTLNNIEINALMAAAWKVLDLEDTAVLAALIQPNR, from the coding sequence ATGTCTATCCAGCGTAACCAGTTCGTGGACGTACCCGAAAACACCCATATCACCGAAGATGCTGCCCGGTTTATCGAAACCGTCAGATTTGATCAGATCCCGGACGAAGCCATGCACATAGGCATTCGTTGCCTGGTCGATGGCCTGGGTCTATACGTAGCAGGCAGTGATCACGAAACCACTGTGATTCAGGCGGAGCTTGCCGCGGAAACCGGTGGTGTCGCCGATGCCCTGCTACTCGGTCACGGCGCCACTCGGGTTCCAGCTCCTCTGGCCGCACGGATTCTGGGTACTGCAGGTCATGCCCACGATTGGGACGACTCTCAGGTAAGCAAGGACCCTGACCACGTCTATGGGCTGCTGACCCACCCTACTATTCCTCCCCTGACTGCCACCCTGACCATGGCACAGAAGCTGGGGAACGTATCCGGCCAGGATTTCATGCTCGCCTTTCTGACCGGTTTCGAGGTGGAAGCCAAGATCTCTGAATGGATGTTCTCCCAGCACTATAAGCGTGGATTTCACTCCAGTGGTACCGTGGGCACTTTCGGCGCTTTCTCTTCGGCGGCCAAACTGCTCGGCCTGAAAGGAGATCAACTTCGTCACGGCCTTGGCCTTGCCGCGTCCTTTGCCGCCGGCATTCGCTGTAACTTTGGCACTATGACCAAACCCTTGCACGTGGGCCGAGCAGCCGAAAACGGCGTCACCGCAGCACTGATGGCTGCAAAGGGTTACAGCGCAGACAAAGCCGCTCTGGACGGGCCCTGGGGATTCTTTGCTGTCCAGGGAGGCGGGGTCACCGCCCACAAGCTGGCAGAACAAAATTTCGGCCACCCCTGGTCCATCATCGAGCCGGGGGTAAGTATTAAGCCTTATCCCTGTGGCGTACTTACCCACCCCACCATCGATCTGATGGTCAAATTGGTCACAGAGCAGGACATCAAGCCCGAGACCATCGAACGAGTGATCGTTCGTGCCGGCAGCAACATCCTGAACCCGATTCGCTATCCCATCGCCAGCAACCACCTGGAAGCCAAATTCTCACTCCCGGCAGTACTGGCCATGGTTGCCCTCAACCGCAAGGCAGGCAAAATCGAGTTTGAGGATGAGTTTGTGCAGAGTGAGGCCATGCAACAGATGCAACGTCAAATAGAAACTCGCTTCGATGCCGAGATCGAGTCCATGGGCTTTGACAAGATGCGCTCCAGCATCGAAATCCAGCTCAAGGATGGCCGTTGTGTGCAGGGTGATGCTGACGAGCGCTACCGCGGAGGCCCCGACAACCCCATGACCGACGACGAAGTGGAAAACAAGGCCAGAGGGTGTTGCGAAGGCACCTTAAACAATATCGAAATCAATGCGCTGATGGCCGCGGCCTGGAAGGTACTGGACCTTGAAGACACCGCCGTGCTGGCAGCCTTGATACAACCCAACCGTTAA
- a CDS encoding GntR family transcriptional regulator, translating to MEQELFTDKLQSLKNQSLSKMVGEKLELMILSGQIQPGERINESNLSATLQISRAPIREALRQLAQFGMVEIRTGKGTYVRQVLLTEAVELYEIRGVLDALAAEQASQRANEEGLASLAELVEQMRGYASKQASTEYFTTNLKFHHQIVQLSGSTALADLYEMVFKKLSLFRQKTLSKPDRLERSLMQHEEIYAAISRRDAERAAILARSHVEEAKLVLLGTPIK from the coding sequence ATGGAACAAGAACTCTTTACCGACAAGCTGCAAAGCCTCAAAAACCAATCCCTGAGCAAAATGGTTGGAGAAAAACTTGAGCTGATGATTCTCTCCGGCCAGATTCAGCCCGGGGAAAGGATCAACGAAAGTAATCTTTCCGCGACTCTGCAAATTAGCCGCGCACCGATTCGCGAAGCCCTGCGTCAGCTTGCACAGTTTGGCATGGTGGAAATACGCACCGGTAAAGGCACCTATGTGCGCCAAGTGTTGTTGACAGAGGCAGTGGAGCTGTACGAAATCCGTGGCGTGCTCGATGCCTTGGCCGCAGAGCAGGCCAGCCAACGTGCCAATGAGGAAGGGCTCGCCAGCCTGGCCGAACTGGTTGAACAAATGCGGGGCTACGCCAGCAAGCAAGCGTCTACCGAATATTTCACCACCAACCTCAAATTTCACCATCAGATTGTTCAGCTGTCCGGCAGTACGGCCCTGGCGGATCTGTATGAGATGGTATTCAAAAAACTCTCCCTGTTTCGCCAGAAGACCCTATCCAAACCGGATCGGCTGGAACGGTCACTGATGCAACACGAAGAAATCTACGCAGCCATCAGCCGCCGTGATGCCGAACGAGCCGCCATACTGGCCCGCAGCCACGTAGAAGAGGCCAAATTAGTCCTGCTTGGCACGCCCATCAAGTAA
- the murB gene encoding UDP-N-acetylmuramate dehydrogenase, producing MPSDAHSLFPFNTFGLRQQADEVVILQHRSQLAALARHSGPRLMVGEGSNLLFTAPFNGQVVVNRLSGIEVTETDDAWRLTVQGGENWHRLVCYCLAHGMPGLENLALIPGTAGAAPIQNIGAYGVEFSRFCEQVESHDWHSGEIHHWPAAECAFGYRDSVFKHGARHHLILSITLRLPKAWQPVLGYGPLAALGEGATAQQVFEQVCATRRAKLPDPAELGNAGSFFKNPKVSRARADALQLAWPGLPVYPAEQGLVKLAAGWLIDQAGLKGTCVGGAAVHEQQALVLVNRGGATAEDVLRLAALVRERVSDRFGVVLEPEVRMIGADGETHLDEALSWLN from the coding sequence ATGCCCAGCGACGCCCATTCCCTTTTTCCCTTTAACACCTTTGGCCTGCGGCAACAGGCCGACGAGGTGGTGATTTTGCAGCACCGCAGCCAGCTGGCGGCACTGGCCCGCCACAGCGGCCCCCGGCTGATGGTGGGGGAAGGCTCCAACCTGCTGTTCACCGCTCCCTTTAACGGCCAGGTGGTGGTGAACCGGCTGTCGGGCATTGAGGTCACCGAGACCGACGACGCCTGGCGGCTGACGGTGCAGGGTGGTGAAAACTGGCACCGGCTGGTGTGTTATTGCCTGGCGCACGGCATGCCGGGCCTGGAAAACCTGGCATTGATCCCGGGCACCGCCGGCGCCGCACCCATTCAGAACATCGGCGCCTACGGCGTGGAGTTTTCCCGCTTCTGCGAGCAAGTGGAAAGCCATGACTGGCACAGCGGCGAGATTCACCACTGGCCGGCGGCAGAATGCGCCTTTGGTTATCGCGACAGCGTGTTCAAGCATGGCGCCCGCCATCATCTGATCCTGTCGATTACCCTGCGCCTGCCCAAGGCCTGGCAGCCGGTGCTGGGTTACGGCCCGCTGGCGGCGCTGGGCGAGGGCGCCACCGCGCAGCAGGTGTTTGAGCAGGTGTGTGCCACGCGCCGTGCCAAGCTGCCGGATCCCGCCGAGCTCGGCAATGCCGGCAGCTTTTTCAAGAACCCCAAGGTCAGCCGGGCCCGGGCCGACGCCCTGCAACTGGCCTGGCCCGGGCTGCCGGTGTACCCGGCGGAGCAGGGGCTGGTGAAGCTGGCCGCGGGCTGGCTGATCGACCAGGCCGGGCTCAAGGGCACTTGTGTAGGCGGCGCTGCGGTGCATGAGCAGCAGGCGCTAGTGCTGGTAAACCGGGGCGGGGCTACCGCCGAAGACGTATTGCGGCTGGCAGCGCTGGTGCGGGAACGGGTCAGCGACCGCTTTGGCGTGGTGCTGGAGCCGGAAGTACGCATGATCGGCGCCGACGGCGAAACCCATCTGGACGAGGCGCTGTCATGGCTGAACTGA
- a CDS encoding trypsin-like peptidase domain-containing protein, protein MKSRLFFPLFALLLAGCGMSAGEQQQAGYAARLAGDDAAAFGHYREAATSADQPEARYRLAQLYLQGQGTAANTTEAIRWLERLSDSEDARWQARGHRLLGEIYAGGHDPTVRDRERAARHFSACARLGDDDCVREQALLTPPRLQLVSNTGQAQTAATLYDERGAAVYKVVVYEQLGAGLEPLTLGSAVAIDPYRAVTSYHQVAAGGVPVTLARQDGQPVREADILVWRVLYTDPVRDLALLTLQDGGRLDYTSRARSVERLQVGEKVFAIGAPAGLDKTLTEGIVSARRSENGVRLIQTTAPISYGSSGGGLFDEGGNLVGITTKGVTAWGNFNFAVAADEIQAFLAESASP, encoded by the coding sequence ATGAAATCCCGCCTGTTTTTTCCGTTATTCGCGTTGTTGCTGGCCGGTTGTGGCATGAGTGCCGGTGAGCAACAGCAGGCCGGCTATGCCGCCCGGCTGGCGGGGGATGACGCCGCCGCCTTTGGCCATTATCGCGAGGCCGCCACCAGCGCCGATCAGCCCGAGGCCCGCTACCGGCTGGCGCAGCTGTATCTGCAAGGCCAGGGCACGGCGGCAAATACCACCGAGGCCATTCGCTGGCTGGAGCGGCTGAGCGACAGCGAGGATGCTCGCTGGCAGGCTCGGGGGCATCGGCTGCTGGGAGAAATTTATGCCGGTGGTCACGATCCCACGGTCAGGGATCGCGAGCGGGCAGCGCGGCACTTTTCCGCCTGTGCCCGGTTGGGGGATGACGACTGCGTGCGCGAGCAGGCGTTGCTGACGCCGCCGCGGCTACAACTGGTGTCGAATACGGGTCAGGCCCAAACGGCCGCCACCCTCTATGATGAGCGGGGCGCGGCGGTATACAAGGTGGTGGTCTATGAACAGCTGGGGGCGGGGCTGGAGCCCCTGACCCTGGGCTCGGCGGTGGCCATCGATCCCTACCGGGCGGTAACCAGTTACCATCAGGTGGCCGCCGGCGGCGTGCCGGTGACCCTGGCCCGGCAGGATGGCCAGCCGGTACGTGAAGCCGACATTCTGGTATGGCGGGTGCTGTATACGGATCCGGTGCGGGATCTGGCACTGCTGACCCTGCAAGACGGCGGCCGGCTCGATTACACCAGCCGTGCTCGTTCGGTGGAGCGGCTGCAGGTGGGGGAAAAGGTGTTTGCCATCGGCGCCCCGGCCGGGCTCGACAAAACCCTGACCGAAGGCATTGTCTCCGCCCGGCGCAGCGAAAACGGGGTGCGCCTCATTCAGACCACGGCACCCATCAGTTACGGCTCGTCCGGGGGCGGCCTGTTTGATGAGGGCGGCAACCTGGTGGGCATTACCACCAAGGGGGTGACCGCCTGGGGCAACTTCAACTTTGCCGTGGCCGCCGACGAAATCCAGGCCTTTCTGGCGGAAAGTGCTTCTCCCTGA
- a CDS encoding ketosteroid isomerase-related protein, whose translation MSRAHSEQLIQDYYRAFNEGNMDAFLALLTEDVVHDINQGSRETGKAAFATFMERMNHHYKEQLVDMVIMVNEAGDRAAAEFVVLGEYLNTDDGLPQASGQRYRLPAGAFFEIRDNKVARISNYYNLNDWIAQVGQ comes from the coding sequence ATGAGCCGAGCCCACAGCGAACAACTGATCCAGGACTATTACCGCGCCTTTAACGAAGGCAATATGGATGCCTTTCTCGCCCTGCTGACCGAGGATGTGGTGCACGACATCAATCAGGGCAGCCGCGAAACCGGCAAGGCCGCCTTTGCGACCTTTATGGAGCGCATGAACCACCACTATAAAGAGCAACTGGTGGACATGGTGATCATGGTCAACGAGGCCGGCGACCGTGCCGCCGCCGAGTTTGTGGTGCTGGGGGAATACCTCAACACCGACGACGGCCTGCCCCAGGCCAGCGGCCAGCGCTACCGCCTGCCCGCCGGCGCCTTTTTCGAAATTCGGGACAACAAGGTGGCGCGCATCAGCAACTACTACAACCTCAACGACTGGATTGCCCAGGTCGGCCAATGA